In Quercus lobata isolate SW786 chromosome 12, ValleyOak3.0 Primary Assembly, whole genome shotgun sequence, a genomic segment contains:
- the LOC115970829 gene encoding probable indole-3-pyruvate monooxygenase YUCCA4, producing MGSCKEKEESTPMCAWVQEPIIIGAGPSGLAVSACLSEHGIPSVILERSNCIASLWQQRTYDRLKLHLPKRFCALPLLGFPLNFPKYPTKEQFISYMEDYATHFSIKPKFNQNVQSAKFDSSCGYWRVKTLDMEYNSRWLIVATGENAEPIIPEIVGIERFDGRVVHTSEYRSGSYFKNHKVLVIGCGNSGMEISLDLCRHKAVPHLVVRNTVHVLPREMFGISSFGLAMALLKLFPLSVVDKFLLLMSYFTLGNTEKLGLHRPKTGPMEHKNVTGKTPVLDVGALSKIKSGKIKVMVGVKEITTNGAKFMDGQEKEFDSIILATGYKSNVPSWLKGCDFFTKDGMPRTPFPNGWKGENGLYTVGFTRRGLLGTASDANKIAKDIADQWRPSEDWKSISNSQVILLKNCNKNKF from the exons ATGGGTTcttgcaaagaaaaagaagaatcaaCACCAATGTGTGCTTGGGTTCAAGAGCCAATCATTATAGGTGCTGGACCATCTGGTCTTGCTGTCTCTGCTTGCCTATCTGAACATGGAATCCCTTCTGTTATTCTTGAGAGAAGCAACTGCATAGCTTCACTTTGGCAACAAAGAACCTATGACCGCCTCAAACTCCACCTTCCCAAGCGCTTTTGCGCTCTCCCATTACTTGGTTTCCCTCTAAATTTCCCCAAGTACCCAACAAAAGAGCAGTTCATTTCATACATGGAGGATTATGCTACACACTTCTCAATTAAACCCAAGTTCAACCAGAATGTCCAGAGCGCTAAGTTCGATTCCAGTTGTGGGTATTGGAGGGTTAAGACTCTGGACATGGAATACAATTCCCGGTGGCTGATTGTAGCCACCGGCGAAAATGCCGAGCCAATCATACCTGAAATTGTTGGGATCGAACGCTTCGATGGTCGTGTTGTTCATACTAGTGAATATAGGTCTGGCTCTTATTTCAAAAACCACAAGGTTTTGGTTATTGGGTGTGGCAATTCTGGCATGGAAATCAGCTTGGATCTTTGTAGGCACAAAGCTGTCCCTCATTTGGTTGTTAGAAATACG GTGCACGTTCTGCCCAGAGAAATGTTTGGTATCTCATCATTTGGATTAGCAATGGCTCTACTCAAATTGTTTCCCTTAAGTGTAGTAGACAAATTCCTTTTGCTAATGTCTTACTTCACCCTGGGAAACACAGAAAAATTAGGCCTCCACCGCCCCAAAACAGGTCCTATGGAGCACAAAAATGTTACAGGCAAGACCCCAGTCCTTGATGTTGGAGCtttatcaaaaattaaatccGGTAAAATAAAG GTAATGGTAGGTGTGAAGGAGATAACAACAAATGGAGCCAAATTTATGGATGGTCAAGAAAAGGAGTTCGACTCTATAATCCTAGCAACTGGGTACAAAAGCAATGTGCCTTCTTGGCTGAAG GGCTGTGATTTCTTCACAAAAGATGGCATGCCTAGAACACCATTTCCTAACGGTTGGAAAGGAGAGAATGGATTGTATACAGTAGGGTTCACAAGGAGAGGACTACTAGGCACAGCCTCTGATGCCAATAAAATTGCTAAGGACATTGCTGATCAGTGGAGGCCTAGCGAGGACTGGAAGAGTATTAGTAATTCCCAGGTTATCTTACtcaaaaattgtaacaaaaataaattctag